A stretch of Geitlerinema sp. PCC 9228 DNA encodes these proteins:
- a CDS encoding class I SAM-dependent methyltransferase, with protein sequence MIATTKHPLHPYLKADATVYWQEGIPCVPVQPLSEAIAANSYYFGHPDWAWGYFEACHRDEAFQSRWQSAIGNWDGKIVVDVGCGPGNLYAAVGGSPQLLVGIDISFGGLQMAKKLGYTPLLADAQNLPLLSEFADIVTINASLHHCDDMETTMLEAARLVKPGGKLITDHDPQRSAWDFRGIGRLLWDLRLPLYRFLQRGGHASDREQNWALATEAHHRPGDGMSVDFYHRLLEPLGFAVKVYPHNHTVGEEVFQGNYGRSERKYRIGQRLSGIQPDSPEAALSLMSVATKTVNSNS encoded by the coding sequence ATGATAGCAACAACGAAACATCCCTTACATCCTTATTTGAAAGCAGATGCTACGGTTTATTGGCAGGAAGGCATTCCCTGTGTTCCCGTTCAACCTCTGAGCGAAGCGATCGCAGCCAACAGCTACTATTTTGGACATCCAGACTGGGCTTGGGGATATTTTGAGGCCTGCCACCGCGATGAAGCTTTCCAATCCCGCTGGCAATCGGCAATTGGCAATTGGGATGGCAAAATCGTCGTCGATGTAGGATGTGGTCCTGGCAATCTATATGCCGCCGTTGGCGGTTCCCCACAATTACTTGTCGGTATTGATATTTCCTTTGGGGGGCTGCAAATGGCCAAGAAATTGGGATATACGCCCTTACTGGCTGATGCTCAAAACTTGCCTTTGCTGTCTGAATTTGCCGATATTGTCACCATTAATGCTTCCTTGCATCACTGCGACGATATGGAAACAACGATGTTGGAAGCAGCACGCTTGGTTAAACCCGGTGGAAAATTGATTACCGACCACGACCCGCAACGTTCGGCTTGGGATTTTCGCGGTATCGGTCGCTTGTTGTGGGATTTGCGCTTACCTTTGTATCGTTTTCTCCAACGCGGCGGTCACGCTAGCGATCGCGAACAAAATTGGGCGTTGGCGACAGAAGCTCATCACCGACCCGGCGACGGCATGAGCGTGGATTTTTACCATCGTCTTCTAGAACCGTTGGGATTTGCCGTCAAAGTTTATCCCCACAACCACACGGTAGGGGAAGAAGTATTTCAAGGCAATTACGGTCGTTCCGAGCGCAAATATCGCATTGGTCAGCGTTTGTCAGGCATTCAACCAGATTCACCAGAAGCTGCTTTATCGCTGATGTCCGTAGCGACGAAAACTGTAAATTCTAATTCTTAA